The nucleotide sequence TGATTAGCTGGGGATCCTACGCTCCATACTTTATTAGTATGAACTGCAACTAAAACCCATCAGCTAGCGCTGCATTTTTCCAGACCGGAAGTAAAAAGTCACCATCTCCTTTTAGACATTCACATCCCCTGAAATCAAACTGAGCAGTTCACAGCTGATCACAGAAAGGTTTCAGATTCATCCGAGaagcagggaaaaaaaagacaatgtAAACATTCAATTCATACTAAGCACACGAAATGTATTTTGGTATTttgccctgcacacacacaactaacaagctgtgtgtgtgtgtgtgtgcgtgtgtgtgtgtgtgtgagagagagtgagagtttcCTTCACCAGACAATTTTTTAAACATGCAAAAATAGCTGATTTATGTTCCTTTATAAAGAAAACAACAGTCTGGTTGTAGAGCACTTCATAGCACCGAGGCAggtctagttaaggtcactaatgacttactgctgactgcagacagaggtgactgctcgatttcagacttacattacattacagtcatttagccgacgcttttatccacagcgacttacaataagtgcataatttaacgtaggaaattaggagaactactagtcatataagtgcatctaaacaagcatctaagagcaaaaccagtgctaaagtaaaagcgcaagaaagatttttttgttttttaaatgagtgaatacaataagtgctaagaacaagtaacagggtagtagttcttaaagaggtgagttttcaacctgcgccaaaagatgggcagcgactccgctgtccagacatcagtggggagttcatttcaCCACCGTagagccaggacagaacagagcggtgaccgggtcgatcggcagcaggggcctctgagcgatggggcaaccaggcatcccgaggcagcagagccaagtggtcgggcgggggtgtagggcttaacCATGGCCTGgacataggaaggagctgttcctttcactgccctgtaggctagcaccagagtcttaaactggacttaagtgctgcctttgacacagtcgatcacaacatcctcttacatcactttaGAGACttcggttggcatcaagggcttggctcttatcttatctcaccaacagaactttttctgttgttctgggtaactctacatcCTCGGTGGCTCAGTTAAGTTgtagtgtccctcaaggctcagttcttggcccccttctcttttctatatacatgctgccccttggccaggtcattcaaaatcctgATGTGCTCTACAATTTTTATGTTGACAACACTCGGTTATACATACcattaaaacccacagatccagcATCACAGCAAATCTTAAAACTTGCCTCTCCGACATTAAATcttggatgtctgaaaattttctcgAATTTAATGAtgacaagtctgaggtcattctgttcggtcccttcattcatgctttctccagctcaagctaatctccaaaattaggtcattttatcaattgccaatttgcaaaaatttgtacatttatctattctcagcttgactattgtaatgcaatttattctggtatcagcaagggctccctccaccgtttgcagctggtacaaaatgcccctgctcggctcattactgggacaaaaaggcatgaccatatcactcctgtgcttgcctccctacactggctccctgttatatttctttgtaaagcactttgtaacactgtTTTAGGATAGTGCTATatataagttattattattattgaataacattcattacattacagtaactGAAACATACCAACTACAAATCTAAGTCAATAGCCTGTGTTTTCAGTCATGTTTTACCCGTATAAACCACCATCAGGTCTCTGATGGATGTAAGTAATCAGGTTTTTTCCTAATTTAGAGGAAACGACATGAAATTTCTGTGCGTTCAAGGCATGAAGGAGTCCTCTGCTACAGGATCTAAACAACATCAGCTGTTTGCAGTTCGGGAGCCCTTTAGGTTTAAAAGTCCTTCATAATTTGTGAAAAGTTCATTCAAAAAATGTAGTATTTAAAATACATGTATTACATGCTATTCATAACTCAGCATATCTTAAATACAAATCCAGACTCTTAAGGTGATTTTATTTTGTCTAAAGAACAAATGTTGACTTCAACGGTCAACATTTTTCTGTTGTCCTCATCTGAATCTTCAATGCTTTTCATGATTTTGTTCTGGGAAAGATTTTTGAAGTTGATTGACTGATTTCATTTTTCCAAAATCTAATTTCTCCCTTGCTGTAATCTGCCATCAGCCGCCTGGTTTGTTTAAATACTTCATATCAACGTCCGGTAAACATTCAGATCCATGTGTCATGTCCCCCTTCAACATGGTAAACGGCTCAGAGATGTTCCTGAAATTCAAACGCCAGGTTGTCTTTGCCCCGGATGCTCACTTCCATTGTCGCAGATGCCGACCCGTCCACGCTCCTTCGCTCCTTCCAGCGGGCTCGGTCTGTTCTGGCAGGAAGCCGGTAGGACAACAGCATTATTCCCGCGGTGGTCATCAGGATGGCGGCTATGATCCCCACGCTGATGGCCGCGCCCACCTGCTGTGAGACGGGTGCTGGCGGCAGGTGGAAGTCGGGTGGGAAGTGGATGGTCTGATTGGTTGCCACAGAGCTCAGGTTCCACAGAAGGGGCGTGAGGGACATCACGGTGGCCAGTAGGCAAAGGCTGCCAGCCATGCGAAACACCAGGCGGATGGGTGTGCTCGTCTCCAACCCAAAGTACACATTCCTTAGGGCGTACACACCGCCGGCGATCCCGCCAAAACCCACCAGAATAGACAGCGGCAGGAGAACCTGAGCCACCGCAACCTCTGGCGGTGTGAAGTCCTGCGCTATTCCCATGCCCCGGCAGAACATGACCCTGAGTTCCGGGGTCACCAGGGTGTGGCTGTTGAAGCAGGCCCTCCAGATGCCGACCCACGCCACGCCCGAGCTGATGACACTCTTATCGGCTACGTACCAAACCCGCCACTGGATGAGGCCCATGGTGGCGGTGGTGAGCGTCCAGCCCACGCAGGCCAGCCAGAGCGCCACCAGCTGGGTATGTGAGGTGTGAATGTGGCGGCTCATGACAGTCGATGGACTTCACAGGTTCACCAGAGACAGGGTCTTTAGACCCGGGTCACTCTGAGAGGGTCCTACGGCATCCTCCGTGTTTTTTAGTCTGTTTTCATAATCAATGTTCATAAGCAGGAaaagaaatttatttttttcttttactcgctttcttttttctctctccctcattcactctctacctctctcactcATGTTTAGCCTGCGTTACACAGCGTCTTTTCCAACCAGCTCTCTTCTGTCGCCGGGTGACTAAGCAGACAAAGTGCCCGACTCCCTgtgagaggacagacagacagacagacagacagacagacagacagacagacagacagacagacagacagacagacagacagacagacagacaggcgggttGGTATACAGGTGTTGGTTGGTCTCAGTATTATCACAAGAAGGAGGAAGGAGCAAGGACTGGCGGGGTGTGGCACGGCAGAGACAGGGCGGGGTGTTGGCACGGCAGAGACAGGGCGGGGTGTTTACGAGTCCTGTCCATGTTAACATTCGCTGCTACATACCTCGAACCTGGAAGTAGTGAGATATAGTGAACATGCTATTTTTgcttatgtacacacacacacacacacatatatatatatatatatatatatatatatatatatatatgtataaaatgagtgaatatttgcaaaacaccaacaaagtttatcagtttgaacattaaatatcttgtctttgtagcgtATTCCATTGAATGTAGGTCGaacaggatttgcaaatcattgtattctgtttttatttacgttttacacaacgtcccaacttcattggagttGGGGTTTGTGCATATATGTCACAATATCTGCGTACATAAGTGAAAAtgaaacccaatttcccctcagggatgaatacaatattctgattctgaaagcaTGACGTGGGGTTCATCACACTGGACTGTGTGGTCGTGTAAAGTACAACTTCAAACCAAAACCAGTTTTCAGATAGTACTccttcaaacacacacagacagaccaacagacagaccagcagacacacagacacacagacagaccaacagtcagaaaaacagacacacagacacacagacacacagacagaccaacagacacacagacacacagacagccagacagactgacagattgacagacagaacaacagaacaACAGTCGGACCAACAGccagacagactgaccgacagaaaggcaggcagacagaaggacagacagacagacagacagacagacagacagacagacagacagacagacagacagacagacagacacacacacacacacacacacacacacacacacacacacacacacacacacacacacacacacacacacacacacagaccaacagacagacaggctgacagacagaacaacagaacaACAGCCAGaccgacagaccaacagaaaggcaggcagacagaaggacagacagacacacagacacacagacacagacacagacacacacacacacacacacacacacacacacacacacacacacacacacagaccaacagacagacagacagacagacaaacacacagacagatagacctaGGTAGACAAACAGaccgacacacatacagacacacagacatagatTGAcaaacagaccgacagacagacagacagacagatcaacagTCTGACGGACATAGaccgacaaacacacagacagacagacacacagacagacagacagacagacagacagacagacacacacacacacacacacacagacaaactgacagacacacagacagacacacagacagcaagacagacagttagacagacagacagacagacagacagacagacagacaggcaggcaggggtTGTAGGGAAGGTAATACCAGCATGACTGTGGGTGTAAACTGAAGTATTAACGGGAATAAAGGTTCACAGATGCAGTGGGAGGAAGGAGGATTTAAATATGAGAAGCAAGTCTGGAAACACAGACGTGTGAATGAGCCCACAGCAAACCGACAATGTTAAAATCATAAATAAGTTATCATGGCATGGTGTTAGTCTCTGTGTCAGTACTGGCCCGGGTATTAGTCCACAGAAGTGAGTGGGGAGACACTAACTAAAACTTTATCTGGACACTTCTGGGACTGAAATGCATACTACTAGTGGAATTACATACACAGTACAAGTACAGCATGCAGGTCGCGTCTACGTTTTCCATACTCAAGTTTACCTTTGCAAGTACAACAGAAAGAGATTTACTAAAATTACACTTCAGCAAATGTGTTTTGTCTGTGGGACGTTGCATCTGCAGGCCAGGAACCATCCCAGATCACAACCAGACCGCACCCTCTACATTTCAGGGACGGTCTCTAAACATCTCTACTGTCCAGAGCAAATAACAAGGCAAGTAAATGTCGGCTTTGTGGAATCGAACATCTCATTTGACAAAACAACCCACGACTTACCCGTGTCCTCCGCCTGAACACCTGAGCTCAAGAGCAACCTGGAGGGAACCGGGAAGTTGTTTCACTTCAGCAAAACGGCCAACACTTCCTTCAACCTCCTGTTCCACAATCACGTCTCCAGTGCTGTTAATGATTGACTGGCTCCTCCGCCCGTCACGTTCTTCCTGATGTGGGTCCATGACGCCGTGTTACGCCATGCTGCTCTGCTGCACACCGCAGGCAGCTGGTGCTCTTCACTGATACCTCTGCAAGTAGACAGCTAAATTTAAAACAAACAAGTTAATCAGTTTTTCAGTTCTTCCAGGTGGTAAATACCATTCACCTACCTGGAAGAACAGAAGACCCCCAGTAGTGGTGGCTCATGAGGACCTGAATGAGATCCCTCAGTAGTGGTGGCACATGAGGACCTGACTGAGATGCCCCAGTAGTGGTGGCACATGAGGACCTGACTGAGATCCCCCAGTAGTGGTGGCACATGAGGACCTGACTGAGATCCTTCAGTAGTGGTGGCACATGAAGACCTGACTGAGATCCCCCAGTAGTGGTGGCACATGAGGACCTGACTGAGATCCCCCAGtagtggtggtacctgaggacctgactgagatCCCCCAGTAGTGGTGGCTCATGAGGACCTGACTGAGATCCCTCAATAGTGGTGGCACATGAGGACCTGACTGAGATCCCTCAATAGTGGTGGCACATGAGGACCTGACTGAGATCCCCCAGtagtggtggtacctgaggacctgactgagatCCCCCAGTAGTGGTGGCTCATGAGGACCTGACTGAGATCCCCCAGTAGTGGTGGCTCATGAGGACCTGACTGAGATCCCCCAGTAGTGGTGGCACATGAAGACCTGACTGAGATCCCTCAGTAGTGGTGGCTCATGAGGACCTGACTGAGATCCCTCAAtagtggtggtacctgaggacctgattgagatcCCTTCTCAAAAGTGAAGGGAAAGCTGTGAGAACTGGAAAGCGCCTTTCAGACG is from Lampris incognitus isolate fLamInc1 chromosome 21, fLamInc1.hap2, whole genome shotgun sequence and encodes:
- the LOC130131712 gene encoding claudin-34-like, translated to MSRHIHTSHTQLVALWLACVGWTLTTATMGLIQWRVWYVADKSVISSGVAWVGIWRACFNSHTLVTPELRVMFCRGMGIAQDFTPPEVAVAQVLLPLSILVGFGGIAGGVYALRNVYFGLETSTPIRLVFRMAGSLCLLATVMSLTPLLWNLSSVATNQTIHFPPDFHLPPAPVSQQVGAAISVGIIAAILMTTAGIMLLSYRLPARTDRARWKERRSVDGSASATMEVSIRGKDNLAFEFQEHL